Within the Flavobacterium sp. 9R genome, the region TCAAGTATACACGACCACTTTGTCTCCCCAAACGATTCAGGAAAAAGTAGATGGCATTTTATTTTTTAGTCCATCTGCCGTCGAAAGTTATTTAGCAGCAAACAAAATAAAAAACGAAATTTGCTTTTGCATAGGCGAAACCACCGCCGAGGCATTAGAAAAAAATAAAATGAAGAACATCATTGTGGCTCATCAACCGTCTATAGAAGACGTGATAGATGATGTAATTCAAGAATACCATCCCTAAGGAGGTAAACTTAAAAAGAGAACAAAAAAAATAACAATTTACGGTGTTCAGATTGAACACTAAAATACTGAACACTGATTACTATGTTAAAGAACGACCTATTTTTAAAAGCATTACGAGGAGAAACAGTAGAACGTCCACCAGTTTGGATGATGCGCCAAGCGGGAAGATATTTACCAGAATTTCGTGCTTTGCGTGACAAATACGATTTCTTCACGCGTTGCGAAACTCCAGAATTAGCTGCTGAAATTACCGTACAACCTATTCGTATAGTTGGACCAGATGCAGCGATTTTGTTTTCGGATATTTTGGTAGTGCCTCGTGCTATGGGAATTCACGTTGAATTGAAAGACAATTTAGGTCCCATAATTCCAAATCCTATTCGAACTATGGAGCAAGTCAATCAAGTGATTGTTCCAAATATCGAAGAAACCTTAGGTTACGTAATGGATGCGGTGAAATTGACCAAAGAAATGCTAAATGATGAGGTACCTCTAATTGGTTTTGCAGGTTCACCTTGGACAATTTTCTGCTATGCCGTAGAAGGAAAAGGTTCTAAAAGTTTTGATACGGCCAAAGGTTTTTGCTTCTCTAATCCAGTTGCGGCGCATACCTTATTGCAAAAAATCACCGATACCACTATTTTATACTTGAAAGAAAAAGTAAAAGCAGGAGTAAACGCCGTTCAAATTTTTGATTCTTGGGGTGGAATGCTGTCACCTGTGGATTACCAAGAATTCTCTTGGAAATACATCAACCAAATCGTTGAGGCTTTGGCTGAGGTGACTCCAGTAATTGTTTTCGGAAAAGGATGTTGGTTTGCTTTAAACGAAATGGGAAAAAGCAAGGCTTCTGCACTTGGAGTAGATTGGACGTGCACGCCAAGAAATGCTCGTTATTTATCTGGTGGAAACATTACTTTGCAAGGAAATTTCGACCCATCCAGATTATTGTCACCTATTCCAACCATCAAGAAAATGGTACACGAAATGATTGACGAATTTGGAACCGACAAATACATCGCCAATTTAGGACACGGAATTTTACCAAACATCCCTGTAGACCACGCCAAAGCGTTTGTCGATGCGGTAAAGGAATATAGAAAGAAATAGTTGGCTCATATCTTCTCCTGCAAGGTTTTTTTTAACCTTGTAGGTATATTTGGAAGTTCAACTAAAAAGGAATACCTACAAGGTCTAGAAAAAGACCTTGCAGGATAACACAAAATACTTAAAATGCTAAGCAAAGGATTGCGAGATAAAGAAAGTACCCGAATAGACAATTGTCTAAAGCAGTTACATTCTCTAGTATTGCCGCCTTTGGATTGGAATCTAGACATAAAAGAGGCACTCGAATTGGAGCTAAAAGACTTCGCAATGGATTTGGAAAGTCTGAATGATTTTACTCCAGAGGATTTGGTTCTTCATTTGCAACGCCTTCATTTCGATTGGAATCAAATGGAATCCTTTGCCGATTTTTTAATAGCGTTTTCTGAAGCAAGTCCCTTTTCTTTTTCTGAAAAAGCACTTGCTATTTATCGTTTTATTCAAAAAGAAAGTAAAGTATTTTCGTTTGGAATCAATGCTAAAATAGCGGCTTTAACTGACATCAATACTAACACAAAATAAATTCCTAGTTTCCCTTTCCTTTGGAGAGGGGTTAGGGGTGAGGCTTATGAAAAATAAATTTTACACCTATATACAAAACCTTCAAGACCAAATCGTAGCAGGATTAGAAGCGGTTGATGGTCAGGCCAAATTCAAAGAAGACCTTTGGAATCGCCCAGAAGGGGGAGGCGGAAGAACACGCGTAATCGAGAACGGCGCTGTTTTCGAAAAAGGCGGGGTCAATATTTCGGCAGTACACGGCAAATTGCCAGATAGTATGCAGCAATTATTCAAAGTTGGTGAAGCCGATTTTTTTGCTTGTGGATTGAGTTTGGTGTTGCATCCCAAAAATCCAATGGTTCCCACAGTACACGCCAATTGGCGTTATTTTGAAATGTATGATGACAACGGAAAAGTAATTCAGCAATGGTTTGGAGGAGGACAGGATTTAACGCCTTATTATCTGTTTGAAGAAGATGCTGTTCATTTTCATCAAACCTGCAAAACCGCTTGCGACAAGCACAATCCTGAGTTTTATCCAAAATATAAAAAACAGTGCGACGCCTATTTCTGGAATGCACATCGCAACGAAGCGCGAGGCATTGGAGGTTTATTCTTTGATTATTGCAAAGCTTCTGAAGCGATGAGTATGGAAGATTGGTACAATTTTGTAACCGAAGTAGGCAATAGTTTCCTTCAAGCTTACGTTCCCATTGTGGAAAGAAGAAAAAAATTGCCCTACAATCAAGAACAACGCACTTGGCAAGAAATTCGCCGAGGACGTTATGTTGAATTTAATTTGGTGCACGACAAAGGCACTTTGTTTGGTTTAAAAACCAACGGAAGAATTGAGAGTATTTTGATGTCTTTGCCACCGCACGTGCAATGGGTGTACGACCATCATCCAATTGCGGGTAGCGAAGAAGAAAAATTAATTACTACTTTAATGCAGCCAAAAGAATGGGTTTAAAAAAAATAGTACTTTTTTGGTTGGTTGGACTTTTGTGTTGCAAGGCACAAGAGCCATTGGCGCAAAAAGACTATTTTAAATCCTATGACGAAAAAGTAATTGGAAGTATTTATTTTTTCAATACATCAAATAATTTTCAATTTACTTCCACAGCCAATGGAAAAACTAGTTATTTGGATTTGATTCCCAATAGGAGAGAACAAATCGGATTTAGTTTGAGTTATAAACTTATTGATATTAGTTACGGTGTTTCTCCACTTTTTTTTGATGTAAATAAAGACAATTCCAATTCTCGTTTGGTCAATTTTGGAACGCGTTTCATCGTTAAACAATGGATGCAGACGTTTCTGTACGTAAATCAAAAAGGGTTTTATGCGGTAGATGATACTTTTAGCGCTTCTTTTCCTAAGATGCGTTCCATCAAAATCGGAGGAACCACGTCCTATATTTTTAACCCTAAATTTTCATTCAAAACCATTGCCAATCAAAACCAATGGCAAACCAAAAGTTCAGGTAGTTTTATCCCAACCTTGTCAATTTATAATACCTATCTTAATTTGAATGATGGGATTGAGGATAATAAAAGTAGAA harbors:
- the hemE gene encoding uroporphyrinogen decarboxylase, which translates into the protein MLKNDLFLKALRGETVERPPVWMMRQAGRYLPEFRALRDKYDFFTRCETPELAAEITVQPIRIVGPDAAILFSDILVVPRAMGIHVELKDNLGPIIPNPIRTMEQVNQVIVPNIEETLGYVMDAVKLTKEMLNDEVPLIGFAGSPWTIFCYAVEGKGSKSFDTAKGFCFSNPVAAHTLLQKITDTTILYLKEKVKAGVNAVQIFDSWGGMLSPVDYQEFSWKYINQIVEALAEVTPVIVFGKGCWFALNEMGKSKASALGVDWTCTPRNARYLSGGNITLQGNFDPSRLLSPIPTIKKMVHEMIDEFGTDKYIANLGHGILPNIPVDHAKAFVDAVKEYRKK
- the hemF gene encoding oxygen-dependent coproporphyrinogen oxidase translates to MKNKFYTYIQNLQDQIVAGLEAVDGQAKFKEDLWNRPEGGGGRTRVIENGAVFEKGGVNISAVHGKLPDSMQQLFKVGEADFFACGLSLVLHPKNPMVPTVHANWRYFEMYDDNGKVIQQWFGGGQDLTPYYLFEEDAVHFHQTCKTACDKHNPEFYPKYKKQCDAYFWNAHRNEARGIGGLFFDYCKASEAMSMEDWYNFVTEVGNSFLQAYVPIVERRKKLPYNQEQRTWQEIRRGRYVEFNLVHDKGTLFGLKTNGRIESILMSLPPHVQWVYDHHPIAGSEEEKLITTLMQPKEWV
- a CDS encoding DUF4421 family protein encodes the protein MGLKKIVLFWLVGLLCCKAQEPLAQKDYFKSYDEKVIGSIYFFNTSNNFQFTSTANGKTSYLDLIPNRREQIGFSLSYKLIDISYGVSPLFFDVNKDNSNSRLVNFGTRFIVKQWMQTFLYVNQKGFYAVDDTFSASFPKMRSIKIGGTTSYIFNPKFSFKTIANQNQWQTKSSGSFIPTLSIYNTYLNLNDGIEDNKSRIWLVTLAPSYYYNWVISNRVLVSSGIAIGSGFNTIDGDFSGIIESTINLKLGYNSDSFFTFVNLNYSNFVQDNNNPVRFNENIATFRVTAGYRFDPPKKVKQLYDKGAKAIGL